In the Gymnodinialimonas sp. 202GB13-11 genome, one interval contains:
- a CDS encoding 2-hydroxychromene-2-carboxylate isomerase: MSEIIYVYSAHSAYAYLGSAELMRIAAAHNAKIIHRPILLSPVVEHQGSQPFADRTQAHVDYFFGREIERWAEYRNVPIINHRPTYHDADYSLASGMILTLGESGPAVDDLVHRLLEAHWRDDIDLSDRDALADVATAAGHDARALLIKAGSSAVQSRLKANNDWAVSQSVFGSPTYIVDGDPFYGQDHLGLVERALQTPFAPSTWRNPPVG, encoded by the coding sequence GTGTCAGAAATCATCTACGTCTATTCCGCCCATTCCGCCTATGCCTATCTTGGTTCCGCTGAGCTGATGCGCATTGCTGCCGCCCACAATGCCAAGATCATACACCGCCCGATCCTCCTGTCGCCCGTGGTTGAGCATCAAGGCAGTCAGCCTTTCGCCGACCGCACGCAAGCCCATGTCGACTACTTCTTCGGGCGCGAGATTGAACGGTGGGCGGAATATCGCAACGTGCCGATCATCAATCATCGCCCAACGTACCACGATGCGGATTACAGCCTCGCCTCCGGAATGATCCTCACCTTGGGTGAGTCCGGACCAGCGGTGGACGATTTGGTGCACCGCCTGCTGGAGGCTCATTGGCGCGACGACATCGACTTGTCTGATAGAGACGCATTGGCGGATGTCGCAACAGCCGCAGGCCATGATGCGCGCGCCCTGCTGATCAAGGCGGGGTCTTCTGCTGTTCAGTCCCGCCTCAAGGCCAACAACGATTGGGCCGTTTCGCAAAGCGTCTTCGGCTCCCCGACGTACATTGTCGACGGCGACCCGTTCTATGGGCAGGACCACCTGGGACTTGTGGAGCGGGCGTTGCAGACCCCTTTCGCACCATCCACTTGGCGCAACCCACCGGTAGGATGA
- a CDS encoding EF-hand domain-containing protein has protein sequence MNIRTPILTAALITAALSGPIAAQGQEGRVLGETLFATIDTTNRGSIHAGDMEAFRDSVFAGMDSNGDRGVTYEEFTSWDPGFARIAEAEGRLDNFATASRVVFAFWDRDGNGEMTEPEMRFAMAHDFRRADLDNDGLLTPEEFIQSFPIMVAMRAAIRPDL, from the coding sequence ATGAATATCCGAACACCGATTTTAACCGCCGCGCTGATCACGGCAGCGCTTTCAGGGCCGATTGCCGCGCAGGGGCAGGAGGGCCGGGTGCTGGGCGAGACCCTGTTTGCAACCATCGATACGACGAACCGCGGGTCGATCCACGCCGGTGACATGGAGGCATTCCGCGACAGCGTCTTTGCAGGCATGGACAGCAATGGCGATCGCGGAGTGACGTATGAGGAGTTCACAAGCTGGGACCCGGGATTTGCGCGCATTGCCGAAGCCGAAGGTCGGCTGGACAATTTCGCAACCGCGTCGCGGGTGGTGTTCGCTTTCTGGGACCGCGATGGCAACGGAGAGATGACCGAGCCGGAAATGCGTTTTGCGATGGCCCATGATTTCCGGCGCGCCGATCTGGACAACGATGGGCTGCTGACGCCGGAGGAATTCATCCAGAGCTTCCCGATTATGGTGGCCATGCGCGCCGCCATTCGGCCAGACCTCTAG
- the rpoZ gene encoding DNA-directed RNA polymerase subunit omega: protein MARVTVEDCVDKVPNRFELVMLASHRAREISAGDPLTIDRDNDKNPVVALREIADETQQADDLLERLIESHQTQIEVDEPEEDAMALLQGVEQDRPAQDDMSEEQMLRALMEAQGQK, encoded by the coding sequence ATGGCCCGCGTCACGGTTGAAGATTGCGTTGATAAGGTCCCGAACCGGTTTGAGCTGGTGATGCTTGCGTCGCATCGCGCGCGTGAGATTTCCGCTGGTGATCCGCTGACCATTGACCGCGACAACGACAAGAATCCCGTCGTTGCCCTGCGTGAGATTGCAGACGAAACCCAGCAGGCCGACGATCTGCTCGAGCGCCTGATCGAGAGCCATCAGACCCAGATCGAAGTCGACGAGCCGGAAGAAGATGCCATGGCGCTTCTGCAGGGTGTCGAGCAGGATCGCCCGGCCCAGGATGACATGAGCGAAGAGCAGATGCTGCGCGCGCTCATGGAAGCTCAGGGCCAGAAGTGA
- a CDS encoding TetR/AcrR family transcriptional regulator yields MKPDKQEERRTQIEDAAYRMLGERGYSGTSMQAIAKAAKASNETLYNWYGDKKGLMAALIARNTEVVRAALAENDADDPLDQLARLGPILLGMVLGPRAVALNRAAAADPSGDLGRAISAGGREVVAPMITAIMARAIAEGPLHGTAEDLAQLYLTLLIGDLQIRRVTGAMDVPTSEFCRDRAAGSLHHIQNLTR; encoded by the coding sequence ATGAAACCGGACAAACAAGAAGAACGCCGCACTCAGATCGAGGATGCCGCCTACAGGATGCTCGGCGAAAGGGGCTATTCCGGCACGTCGATGCAGGCGATTGCCAAGGCCGCCAAGGCCTCCAACGAGACGCTCTACAATTGGTATGGTGACAAGAAGGGTCTGATGGCCGCGCTCATCGCCCGCAACACGGAGGTCGTGCGCGCGGCACTCGCGGAAAACGACGCCGACGACCCGCTAGACCAACTCGCCCGCCTTGGCCCCATCCTGCTCGGCATGGTGCTCGGCCCCCGCGCCGTGGCCCTCAACCGCGCCGCCGCCGCCGATCCCTCTGGCGATCTGGGCCGCGCGATTTCCGCAGGCGGGCGAGAGGTCGTCGCCCCCATGATCACCGCGATCATGGCCCGTGCCATAGCCGAAGGCCCGCTACACGGCACAGCTGAGGATCTCGCCCAACTCTACCTCACTCTCCTGATAGGAGACCTGCAAATCCGCCGTGTCACCGGCGCAATGGACGTGCCTACATCTGAATTTTGCAGGGACCGCGCGGCAGGGTCCCTGCATCATATTCAAAACCTAACCCGATAG
- a CDS encoding MarR family winged helix-turn-helix transcriptional regulator has protein sequence MEAKSLSAPHSIGRQLNFAASTASAVCNQLLEPHGLTLAQWAVLVVLWRNGEASVKDIAALTGNAPPAASRIVDRMVAADLVERRQNPTDRRAVSVALTEKGEGLRPLHDIYEQVNAVMLADLSEAEAETLFALLARVQASGRNWMK, from the coding sequence ATGGAAGCTAAATCTCTCTCTGCGCCGCACTCCATCGGACGCCAGCTCAACTTCGCGGCCTCAACGGCCTCAGCTGTATGCAATCAGCTGCTGGAACCCCACGGCCTTACGCTCGCGCAATGGGCGGTTCTGGTGGTGCTTTGGCGAAATGGCGAGGCGAGCGTGAAAGACATCGCGGCGCTCACCGGCAACGCCCCGCCCGCCGCCTCTCGCATCGTGGATCGCATGGTCGCCGCCGATCTGGTGGAACGGCGCCAAAACCCGACGGACCGACGCGCGGTGTCCGTTGCCCTGACCGAAAAGGGCGAAGGCCTGCGCCCCCTCCACGACATCTACGAACAGGTAAACGCGGTCATGCTGGCCGATCTGTCCGAGGCCGAGGCAGAGACCCTTTTTGCCCTTCTGGCCCGTGTGCAGGCGTCAGGGCGCAATTGGATGAAGTGA
- the folK gene encoding 2-amino-4-hydroxy-6-hydroxymethyldihydropteridine diphosphokinase, translating to MYTGDTTTGLIALGANLPSGDIPPEDSVPLAMDRLEAICGPGAVRSRLFSTPAFPAGSGPDFVNAAMRVMWRRSAEALLQALHGIEEEFGRTRANRWEARVMDLDLIGFGDAVLPSPEVRAEWAALSPEEAAKVVPDQLILPHPRLADRGFVLVPLADVAPDWVDPSTGLSVRAMLDALDPEELETICPLG from the coding sequence ATGTATACAGGTGACACGACGACTGGCTTGATTGCGCTAGGCGCGAACCTGCCTTCGGGCGACATTCCGCCGGAAGACAGCGTGCCGCTGGCGATGGATCGACTCGAGGCGATTTGTGGGCCGGGCGCGGTGCGGAGCCGATTGTTTTCCACCCCTGCCTTCCCGGCAGGTTCGGGGCCTGATTTCGTCAATGCCGCGATGCGTGTGATGTGGCGCCGCTCGGCAGAAGCGTTGCTGCAAGCCCTTCACGGTATTGAGGAAGAGTTCGGGCGCACGCGGGCCAACCGCTGGGAAGCGCGGGTGATGGACCTTGATTTGATCGGGTTTGGCGATGCGGTTCTGCCAAGCCCTGAGGTGCGCGCCGAGTGGGCGGCCTTGTCGCCGGAAGAGGCTGCGAAGGTGGTACCGGATCAGTTGATCCTGCCGCATCCGAGGCTGGCCGACCGTGGCTTTGTGTTGGTGCCGCTGGCCGATGTTGCGCCCGATTGGGTGGACCCGTCGACGGGGCTTTCGGTGCGCGCCATGCTGGACGCGCTCGACCCGGAAGAATTGGAAACAATCTGCCCCTTGGGTTGA
- a CDS encoding DUF1772 domain-containing protein: MTTTTYGFAFLSLLLVGAIFGFFYAWVCSTMWGLDAIDPRVAIEAMQGMNASVRNAVFAPAFFGTPFALFVTGALAYGAGNRRAGRIFAVAGVLYLVGGLVLTMMVNVPMNEALAEVVVPTDVEAARAIWTEYSPRWQTFNIVRTCASGGALVLTGLGLVALGAKP; the protein is encoded by the coding sequence ATGACCACAACGACGTATGGCTTCGCATTCCTGTCGCTGCTGCTGGTGGGTGCGATTTTCGGGTTTTTCTACGCCTGGGTTTGTTCGACCATGTGGGGGCTGGACGCAATTGATCCGCGCGTGGCGATCGAGGCGATGCAGGGGATGAATGCGAGCGTGCGAAACGCGGTATTTGCACCGGCTTTCTTTGGCACGCCCTTTGCCCTGTTTGTGACGGGGGCCTTGGCGTATGGCGCTGGCAACAGGCGCGCGGGCCGGATCTTTGCCGTTGCCGGTGTGCTCTATCTAGTTGGCGGGTTGGTCCTGACCATGATGGTCAACGTGCCGATGAACGAGGCTTTGGCTGAGGTGGTGGTGCCTACTGATGTCGAAGCTGCGCGCGCGATCTGGACTGAATATTCACCCAGATGGCAGACCTTTAACATCGTGCGGACATGCGCGTCGGGCGGGGCGTTGGTGTTGACAGGCTTGGGTTTGGTCGCGTTGGGGGCGAAGCCCTGA
- a CDS encoding GNAT family N-acetyltransferase — MTMIYMPAQPDHVTDLSKIADATLFPGDMLPELIAPFLEGAQDQLWITALRDGVPVGLSFTRAEELADAVWNMKALAVSPALHRSGVGQGLVRATEDAVREMGGRLLVVDTSSDVAQIPAVAFYQSVGYRIEGVVRDFWAEGEDRISLAKRL; from the coding sequence ATGACCATGATCTACATGCCGGCTCAGCCGGATCACGTGACTGACCTTTCAAAGATCGCCGATGCCACTTTGTTTCCCGGCGACATGCTGCCAGAGCTGATCGCGCCCTTTCTGGAAGGGGCTCAGGATCAGCTTTGGATCACTGCCCTGCGCGATGGCGTGCCCGTTGGCCTGTCCTTCACCCGCGCTGAAGAGCTGGCCGATGCGGTATGGAATATGAAGGCTCTCGCCGTGTCCCCCGCTTTGCATCGTAGCGGGGTTGGGCAGGGTCTTGTGCGGGCGACCGAGGATGCCGTGCGGGAAATGGGCGGTCGGTTGCTGGTGGTTGATACCTCAAGCGACGTCGCGCAGATCCCGGCAGTGGCCTTCTATCAATCGGTTGGCTACCGCATCGAGGGCGTCGTGCGCGACTTTTGGGCGGAAGGTGAGGACCGTATTTCCTTGGCGAAAAGGCTGTAG
- a CDS encoding bifunctional (p)ppGpp synthetase/guanosine-3',5'-bis(diphosphate) 3'-pyrophosphohydrolase gives MNRQAALDHSTGADEAIDADDLLSLIRNYNPNTNEALIRGAFDYGREMHEGQTRHSGEPYFTHPVAVAAILTEQQLDDATIVTALLHDTIEDTRSTYTEVADRFGEEIAGLVDGVTKLTNLQLSNRESKQAENFRKLFMAMSKDLRVILVKLADRLHNMRTIRHMRPEKQRQKAQETMDIFAPLAGRMGMHWMREELEDLSFRVVNPEARSSILRRFITLQRETGDVIPKITDDIDLVLAKHNVTGQVFGRAKKPYSIWRKMQDKKLAFSRLSDIYGFRVITETEDDCYRVLGAIHQRWKSVPGRFKDYISQPKSNGYRSIHTTVSGRDGKRVEVQIRTRQMHEVAEAGVAAHWAYRDGVRVQNPFAVDPAKWLESLTERFENADDHDEFLEHVKLEMYSDQVFCFTPKGDVVKLPRGATPIDFAYSIHTRIGHSCVGAKVDGIRVPLWTRLKNGQSVDIITAEGQTPQATWIDIATTGRAKAAIRRSLREVDRDRYIKLGRELARVAFEQFGKKATDQALSTAAKALALKDADEVLARIGSAELSARDVVQQLYPELADKGDEAVIEETRAVIGLPPGARTQRAQCCQAVPGERIIGIAYPGKGPLVHSIDCAALAAFDDQPDRWIDLHWTEGRHAAIHNVTLDVTISNENGVLGRICTLIGEQNANISDLHFVDRKPDFFRLLIDVDVRDAEHLHAVMIAVEAEGDVATLDRFRDLDRRP, from the coding sequence GTGAACAGGCAGGCTGCGCTCGATCATAGCACCGGCGCCGATGAGGCCATCGACGCCGACGATCTGCTCAGCCTGATCCGCAACTACAATCCGAACACGAACGAGGCGCTGATCCGCGGCGCCTTTGACTATGGCCGCGAGATGCACGAAGGGCAGACGCGGCATTCTGGTGAGCCGTATTTCACCCACCCTGTTGCCGTCGCCGCAATCCTGACGGAGCAGCAGTTGGACGACGCCACCATCGTCACGGCGCTTCTTCACGACACGATTGAAGACACACGCTCGACCTACACGGAAGTGGCGGATCGGTTCGGCGAGGAAATCGCCGGGCTGGTCGATGGCGTCACGAAGCTGACGAACCTGCAGCTCAGCAACCGTGAAAGCAAGCAGGCGGAGAATTTCCGCAAGCTGTTCATGGCGATGTCAAAGGACCTGCGGGTGATCCTGGTCAAGCTGGCCGACCGGCTGCACAACATGCGCACGATCCGGCATATGCGCCCAGAGAAGCAGCGCCAGAAGGCGCAGGAGACGATGGACATCTTTGCGCCTTTGGCGGGGCGGATGGGCATGCACTGGATGCGGGAGGAGCTCGAAGACCTCTCCTTCCGGGTGGTCAATCCTGAGGCGCGGTCTTCTATCTTGCGGCGGTTCATCACGTTGCAACGTGAGACGGGCGACGTGATCCCGAAAATCACCGACGATATTGATCTGGTTCTGGCCAAGCACAACGTGACGGGTCAGGTTTTTGGGCGGGCGAAGAAGCCCTATTCGATTTGGCGCAAGATGCAGGATAAGAAGCTGGCTTTCAGCCGGTTGTCCGACATCTACGGTTTCCGCGTGATTACTGAGACGGAAGACGATTGCTACCGCGTTCTGGGAGCGATCCACCAGCGGTGGAAATCGGTGCCGGGGCGGTTCAAGGACTATATCAGCCAGCCGAAGTCGAACGGCTACCGGTCCATCCACACCACCGTCAGCGGGCGTGATGGGAAGCGGGTGGAGGTACAAATCCGCACCCGCCAGATGCACGAAGTGGCCGAGGCCGGTGTTGCGGCCCACTGGGCCTATCGGGACGGTGTGCGGGTCCAGAACCCCTTTGCCGTCGATCCTGCCAAATGGTTGGAAAGCCTGACCGAGCGGTTTGAGAACGCCGACGACCACGACGAATTCCTCGAGCATGTGAAGCTTGAGATGTATTCGGACCAGGTCTTCTGCTTCACGCCCAAAGGCGATGTGGTGAAGCTACCGCGTGGGGCGACGCCGATTGATTTCGCCTATTCGATCCACACGCGGATCGGGCATTCCTGCGTGGGTGCCAAGGTGGACGGCATTCGTGTGCCGCTGTGGACGCGGCTGAAGAACGGCCAATCGGTCGATATCATCACCGCGGAGGGGCAGACGCCGCAGGCCACATGGATCGACATTGCCACGACGGGCCGGGCCAAGGCCGCGATCCGACGCTCGCTGCGCGAAGTGGATCGGGACCGTTATATCAAGCTGGGCCGTGAGCTGGCCCGAGTGGCGTTTGAGCAATTCGGCAAGAAGGCGACGGATCAGGCGCTTTCGACAGCGGCCAAGGCACTGGCGTTGAAAGATGCAGACGAGGTTCTGGCGCGGATCGGATCGGCTGAGCTGAGCGCGCGGGACGTGGTGCAGCAGCTTTACCCGGAATTGGCCGACAAGGGCGACGAAGCGGTAATCGAAGAGACGCGCGCCGTGATCGGCCTGCCGCCGGGCGCGCGCACGCAGCGGGCGCAATGCTGTCAGGCGGTTCCGGGTGAGCGGATCATCGGGATTGCTTATCCGGGCAAAGGGCCGTTGGTGCATTCGATTGACTGCGCAGCCTTAGCGGCCTTTGACGACCAGCCGGATCGCTGGATTGATCTGCATTGGACCGAGGGTCGGCATGCCGCGATCCACAATGTGACTCTGGATGTGACGATCTCGAACGAGAATGGCGTGCTCGGGCGGATCTGCACTCTGATCGGGGAGCAGAATGCGAATATATCGGACCTGCACTTCGTAGACCGGAAGCCGGATTTCTTCCGTCTGCTGATTGATGTGGATGTGCGTGATGCAGAGCATCTGCATGCGGTCATGATCGCAGTTGAGGCCGAAGGCGACGTTGCCACGCTGGACCGGTTTCGTGATCTGGATCGGCGGCCCTGA
- a CDS encoding peroxiredoxin-like family protein — protein MLMPRQKTPDLSLPLVGGGTFDLSAETSERGTVVCFYRGLHCPICATYLTEFEKLVDQFAERGIASVAISSDGEERAAGMKEKIGATKLRFGYDLPLAKAREWGLYISTSRGKTSIGIEEPALFAEPGLFLINPDQTLYYMSVQTMPFVRPHFRELLGAVDFAIEKNYPARGEYEGPV, from the coding sequence ATGTTGATGCCCCGCCAGAAAACCCCTGACCTCTCCTTGCCGCTTGTGGGCGGTGGGACGTTTGATCTGTCTGCTGAGACGTCAGAGCGCGGGACAGTCGTGTGCTTTTATCGGGGGCTGCATTGCCCGATTTGCGCGACTTATCTGACGGAGTTTGAGAAGTTGGTGGATCAGTTCGCTGAGCGAGGGATCGCTTCGGTGGCGATTTCCAGCGATGGCGAGGAGCGCGCGGCGGGGATGAAGGAAAAGATCGGCGCAACCAAGCTACGGTTTGGCTATGACCTGCCGCTCGCCAAAGCGCGGGAATGGGGGCTTTATATCTCCACCTCACGGGGCAAGACTTCCATTGGGATCGAGGAGCCTGCGCTGTTTGCGGAGCCGGGGCTGTTCCTGATCAATCCCGACCAGACGCTCTACTATATGAGCGTGCAGACGATGCCGTTTGTACGACCCCATTTCCGGGAGCTTCTGGGGGCGGTCGATTTCGCCATCGAGAAGAATTACCCGGCTCGGGGCGAGTATGAGGGGCCGGTTTGA
- a CDS encoding NYN domain-containing protein, which yields MFYRDERLALFIDGSNLYAAAKALGFDIDYKLLRQEFMQRGKLLRAYYYTALLENDDYSPIRPLVDWLHYNGFTMVTKPAKEFTDSQGRRKVKGNMDIELTVDAMETAEHVDHIVLFSGDGDFRPLVEALQRRGCRVSVVSTIRSQPPMIADDLRRQADNFIELESLKDVIGRPPREPRPMDDHAEEAVE from the coding sequence ATGTTTTATCGTGACGAACGTTTGGCGCTGTTTATCGACGGCTCCAACTTATACGCCGCTGCAAAAGCGCTTGGATTCGACATCGACTACAAGCTGCTGCGGCAGGAATTCATGCAGCGCGGCAAACTCCTGCGGGCCTACTACTACACCGCCCTGCTTGAGAATGATGACTATTCGCCGATCCGGCCACTGGTCGACTGGCTGCACTATAACGGCTTCACCATGGTCACCAAACCGGCCAAGGAATTCACCGACAGCCAGGGCCGCCGCAAGGTCAAAGGCAACATGGATATCGAGCTGACGGTCGATGCCATGGAAACCGCCGAGCATGTTGATCACATCGTCCTGTTCTCAGGCGATGGCGATTTCCGGCCTCTGGTCGAAGCGCTCCAGCGCAGAGGGTGCCGCGTCTCCGTGGTCTCCACGATCCGGTCGCAGCCTCCGATGATCGCCGACGACCTGCGCCGGCAGGCCGACAATTTCATTGAGCTGGAAAGCCTCAAGGACGTAATCGGCCGCCCGCCACGTGAGCCTCGTCCGATGGACGACCACGCGGAAGAAGCCGTCGAATGA
- the ispH gene encoding 4-hydroxy-3-methylbut-2-enyl diphosphate reductase, translating into MTKPPLTLYLAAPRGFCAGVDRAIKIVEMALEKWGAPVYVRHEIVHNKYVVDDLRAKGAVFVEELEECPDDRPVIFSAHGVPKSVPAAAQAREMVYVDATCPLVSKVHIEAQRHADNGLQMIMIGHKGHPETVGTMGQLPEGEVLLVETVEDVATVEVRDPAKLAFVTQTTLSVDDTADIVAALQTRFPAIVGPHKEDICYATTNRQEAVKAMAPKADAMLVVGAPNSSNSKRLVEVGARAGCNYSQLVQRASDIDWRALEGITSLGITAGASAPEVLIEEVIGAFEDRFDVTRELVETAVENVEFKVPRVLREQA; encoded by the coding sequence ATGACCAAGCCCCCCCTCACGCTCTACCTCGCCGCCCCGCGCGGCTTTTGCGCAGGCGTGGACCGTGCCATCAAGATCGTGGAGATGGCATTGGAGAAATGGGGCGCGCCCGTCTACGTCCGGCACGAGATCGTCCACAACAAATACGTGGTCGACGACTTGCGTGCCAAAGGGGCCGTGTTCGTCGAAGAGCTTGAAGAATGCCCCGATGACCGCCCCGTCATCTTCTCGGCCCATGGCGTCCCGAAATCCGTGCCCGCCGCCGCCCAGGCGCGCGAGATGGTCTATGTCGACGCCACCTGCCCGCTGGTGTCCAAGGTCCATATAGAGGCACAGCGCCATGCCGATAACGGCCTGCAGATGATCATGATCGGACACAAGGGCCACCCCGAAACGGTCGGCACTATGGGCCAGTTGCCCGAGGGCGAGGTCCTTTTGGTGGAAACTGTCGAAGACGTCGCCACCGTCGAAGTCCGCGATCCTGCGAAACTCGCCTTCGTGACGCAGACAACCCTCTCCGTGGATGACACCGCCGACATCGTCGCGGCCCTGCAGACCCGCTTCCCCGCCATCGTAGGCCCCCACAAGGAAGACATCTGCTACGCCACGACCAACCGGCAGGAAGCCGTAAAGGCCATGGCCCCGAAGGCTGACGCGATGCTGGTCGTCGGTGCGCCGAATTCCTCCAACTCCAAGCGCCTTGTCGAGGTGGGCGCCCGCGCAGGCTGCAACTATTCGCAGCTCGTCCAACGCGCGTCCGACATTGACTGGCGCGCATTGGAGGGGATCACGTCGCTTGGCATCACCGCGGGCGCCAGCGCGCCCGAAGTCCTGATCGAGGAGGTGATCGGCGCGTTTGAGGATCGTTTCGACGTGACCCGCGAGCTGGTCGAAACCGCCGTCGAAAACGTTGAATTCAAAGTCCCCCGCGTTCTGCGCGAACAGGCATGA
- a CDS encoding pyridoxine 5'-phosphate synthase, with translation MEKLRLGVNIDHVATLRNARGGATPDPVRAAVLAEQAGADGITAHLREDRRHIRDADIGAIMEAISIPLNFEMAATDEMQGIALQHMPHAACIVPEKREERTTEGGLEVAGDQNRLSHYIGPLRDAGIRVSLFIAAERSQIEAAARIGAPVIEIHSGAYTDFDSEGNIEARDAELARIVDGVKLGHDLGLEVHVGHGLNYDTVAPIAALPEVRELNIGHFLMGEALFVGLEAAIAGMRARMDAARV, from the coding sequence ATGGAAAAGCTAAGGCTGGGTGTGAACATCGACCATGTGGCGACGCTGCGCAATGCGCGGGGCGGGGCCACGCCGGACCCGGTGCGCGCGGCTGTGCTGGCCGAGCAGGCGGGCGCCGACGGGATCACGGCGCATCTGCGGGAGGATCGTCGGCATATTCGAGATGCGGATATCGGGGCGATCATGGAGGCGATTTCCATTCCGCTGAATTTCGAGATGGCGGCGACGGACGAGATGCAGGGGATCGCGTTGCAGCATATGCCCCACGCGGCGTGCATCGTGCCCGAGAAGCGGGAAGAGCGGACGACGGAAGGCGGGCTTGAGGTGGCGGGCGACCAGAACCGGCTATCGCATTATATCGGGCCGCTGCGCGATGCGGGCATTCGCGTGTCACTTTTCATCGCCGCCGAACGGTCGCAGATTGAAGCTGCTGCCCGGATCGGTGCGCCGGTGATCGAGATCCATTCGGGCGCTTACACGGATTTCGACAGTGAGGGGAATATCGAGGCGCGCGATGCAGAGCTTGCGCGGATTGTGGACGGGGTGAAGCTGGGTCACGATCTGGGTCTTGAGGTGCACGTGGGCCACGGGTTGAACTACGACACGGTTGCGCCAATTGCCGCCCTGCCGGAGGTGCGAGAGCTGAACATCGGGCATTTCCTGATGGGTGAGGCGCTGTTCGTGGGCCTTGAGGCGGCGATTGCGGGAATGCGCGCCCGCATGGATGCAGCGCGGGTTTAG
- a CDS encoding cytochrome b, whose amino-acid sequence MKSTAETYGGMARLIHWASALLIITLVGSGFRAGFATDPEVKLSAWSVHVPVAVFVLLLTVFRLIWWLRFDRKPGPVGGVPAWQETAAHWTHRALYLLIFVMLASGIAMSVMSGLPDAIFGTAPMPELADLPPRAAHGIGGRLIAAAILLHAGAAIYHHLILKDRTLTRMVSGR is encoded by the coding sequence ATGAAAAGCACAGCCGAGACTTATGGCGGCATGGCCCGATTGATCCATTGGGCCAGTGCGCTGCTGATTATCACACTTGTCGGGAGTGGGTTTCGGGCCGGTTTTGCCACCGACCCGGAGGTGAAGCTATCGGCCTGGAGCGTGCATGTGCCGGTGGCGGTGTTTGTTCTGCTTTTGACCGTTTTCCGACTGATCTGGTGGTTGCGGTTTGATCGCAAGCCCGGGCCCGTCGGCGGTGTGCCAGCGTGGCAGGAAACAGCGGCGCATTGGACGCATCGGGCGTTATATCTGCTGATCTTCGTGATGCTGGCCAGCGGTATTGCGATGTCGGTGATGTCGGGCCTGCCGGACGCGATATTTGGCACGGCGCCGATGCCGGAGCTTGCCGATTTGCCACCACGGGCGGCCCATGGGATCGGCGGTCGTCTGATTGCGGCGGCGATCTTGCTGCACGCAGGGGCGGCGATTTATCACCATCTGATCCTGAAAGATCGGACGCTGACGCGGATGGTGTCGGGCCGCTGA
- a CDS encoding DUF2062 domain-containing protein produces MFRRRDYRPWYRVILEALWPRGGWVRAAQYVKHRMRRLPGTPEQIARGIMAGAFVVFTPYFGLHFVLAAFLARVMRGSIIASLLATFIGNPLTYVPIAFISLEIGHFMLGTRMHGEINDSMFARFGNAAGDLWHNFKAMFTDDVASWRELHIFWDTVVWPWTVGGILPGLICGIVCYYLSVPVIRAYQNRRAARLRKKMDKLRQQAEAAE; encoded by the coding sequence GTGTTCAGACGCCGTGATTACAGACCCTGGTATCGTGTGATCCTCGAGGCGTTGTGGCCCCGGGGCGGCTGGGTGCGTGCGGCGCAATATGTCAAACACCGGATGCGGCGCCTGCCTGGCACGCCAGAGCAGATTGCGCGCGGGATCATGGCCGGGGCGTTTGTTGTTTTCACCCCCTATTTCGGACTGCACTTCGTTTTGGCCGCGTTTCTGGCGCGGGTCATGCGAGGGTCGATCATCGCTTCGTTATTGGCGACGTTCATAGGTAATCCGCTGACCTATGTGCCGATCGCGTTCATCTCGCTTGAGATCGGGCATTTCATGCTGGGCACGCGGATGCATGGCGAAATCAACGATTCCATGTTCGCGCGGTTTGGCAATGCGGCGGGCGATTTGTGGCATAACTTCAAGGCGATGTTCACAGATGATGTGGCCTCGTGGCGGGAGCTGCATATTTTCTGGGATACGGTGGTGTGGCCCTGGACGGTCGGGGGTATTCTGCCCGGCCTGATCTGCGGGATCGTTTGCTATTATCTGAGCGTTCCGGTGATCCGGGCCTATCAGAACCGCCGCGCGGCGCGACTGCGCAAGAAGATGGACAAGCTCCGCCAGCAGGCGGAAGCAGCGGAGTGA